CGGTATCCTTCAGGTCTGTAATAATGTCATCTAAACCTGCAATATCACTCCACGTTACCTAAGGCACAAATATAGTGTTATGAAAATTACACAGTCATTCTTGGGCTATATTCTTAGATCACTAAAGACGCTCAGGCAAGTTCACATTCTGAGCTCTCTGAAACTTATGGCCAAAAATAGAACTATACAAATGTAGATGTAATACATATGAGAAAAAGGGCTATTCTgagacacaaaacaaaaaaaggaaggcagGTCATGTTCTATTAGTGATTCATGTTGGTTTAAAGGTAGCAGTTTCCAAGGTACAAGTGTGCTCTATAATTGGCCCTGAGGAAAAGTCTTCTTTACCTGTTTCTCTTCCAAGATACAAAATAGATTATTTCCTAGCAGAACTAACAGGAAAACTGGTAActtagaataagaagagtttggatttataccccacctttctctcctgcaaggagactcaaggtggcctacaagttcctttcccttcctctccccacaacagacatcttgtgaggtaggtggggctaagaaagttccaaagaactgtgactagcccaaagtcacccagaaggaatgtaggagtgcagaaacacatctggttcaccagataagcctctgccactcaggtgaaggagtggggaatcaaaccgggttttccagtttagaatccacctgctcttaaccacgacaccacgctggctttcttaGTAAACTGTTAAGAGATTCTCAATTATTAAAGTGTAACTTCTTCAAGAACAAAAATAGCCATATGTACCAAGGTCTATCTCAAACATTATACTATACATTCCTTCTCTAAAGTACCTCttcttcaaactgtggcaaaaatgagagagactCTTACATGCATGCTAAGAGGGTCTACGAGGTGTGCAGCAATGCTCATTTCATACTCTGTAAGCTTCACATTTTTCACACCTATTTGTTTCATTAACTTCTCTGcctgtaaagaaaaaaagcattCAGTCACATAACTtgttcttttcagattttttttttaaaaaaggaagttgtTACATGGGGATGTGAATATCCAGTAAATTTCAAATCAAGATTTCTATTAACAGGATCCCAACATTTGGCCTTGTTTGCACACAGATCctattttctccttttaaaaatgaaaatgcagcCGTTACATATAAgtgaaatagataaaataaaatgggttcagTGTCTCAGACTGCTATCCTAAGATGATGAACTGGAGAAGTTCAAGATGCGAACGAAGCCCCTACACAAGCATATCATGAGGAGCTGCTGGCCCAACATCAATGTGATGCCAAATCAAAACTGGTGCCAGCATGATTATGCTACTGCAGGGGGTCAGACTTGCGGGGCTCTGGAGCTGTTTCAGAAGAGAAGTGAGTTAAGAACCATCTTAAGCTTTTGCAGCCAGGGATCCCAGCCTTGATTTGAGTGTAACATTACACCAGCCCAATGAGAGAAAAATAGAAACCACCCTCCCACATACACCTTTCTGCCTTTCTTGGCAGCCATGAAAAGCTTAAGATTCCAAGTAACTCTGCAGCCAATCACAGTAGCTGACAAGCAAATAATTATCTTTTTATGTTCCCAAAAGATTATTTAAATACAGCCAGGCACACAGAAGACAAATTTTTACTATCAGGTCCTACCTGTTTCTGAGCTTCTACTTTTTGTTTCCTGGTGGGATCAATTGCATCTACCATCCATTTAATGGTGAAATAGGTCACAGCACCAAATATCGTCAGCCGGAAAATTAAGCCGACAACTTCATTCCGGCTCAACGGGCGAGAAAAAGCTTCAGCATGTACCATTTTGCTTTTACACCtaggcagaaagaaaaaaggttaCAGACTAATATATAGTCTTAGAAAGCTGCAATAACTGTCTTTTTAAGGGACATTACCAGATAAGAATTACAACTACTATGTTATGGTCAGTGGTAAGAATAGCAAAGCGATCCACTGCCAGCTTACAAATATTTCTCCTCAGCCCTTCCTACTCCAACTTCTGCTGAGCATGCTGACAGTCTGATAAATAAAGCTAGTGATCCACAAGGTTTCTGAAATTATTTCCATACATTGCAAATCTATGGCACACTATAAACCTGAGTAAAACTCAAGTTTtcagaaaaacctggaaaaaattcacaaaaacaataaacacacaacacaccAAAGCAAAATAGTGAGTTGTTAAAACCACCCCATAAAGTAGAAACAATGCCTGTAGccttaagaaatgaatgcccacTGAGATCTTATGTGTCACGGGCTGACTGTCAAGGACGaacagaagacagggtgcagctgatagatatttactgcaggttagacacaggtcagaaatgtctcttaaggcatGACAAGGCGCTagttagagttcagtctgagaaccagtaagcaagctcaccaCTCCACCAGGTcatcacaatccaaaacacaaatccaaaaagcagatccagggggcaaagtccaagggtcgttaccagaaagcag
The sequence above is a segment of the Sphaerodactylus townsendi isolate TG3544 unplaced genomic scaffold, MPM_Stown_v2.3 scaffold_121, whole genome shotgun sequence genome. Coding sequences within it:
- the LOC125424848 gene encoding outer mitochondrial transmembrane helix translocase, producing the protein MVHAEAFSRPLSRNEVVGLIFRLTIFGAVTYFTIKWMVDAIDPTRKQKVEAQKQAEKLMKQIGVKNVKLTEYEMSIAAHLVDPLSMHVTWSDIAGLDDIITDLKDTVILPIRKKHLFQNSRLLQPPK